A genomic segment from Methanolobus zinderi encodes:
- a CDS encoding 50S ribosomal protein L15e, which translates to MSRSFYAYIKDAWKNPDENYVSELRWERLQEWRKEGSVTKVRRPTRIDRARSLGYKAKQGIVVARVKVRRGGLRRPRYMRGRRTHNMGKNKITAGKSIQRIAEERAGRKFPNLEVLNSYWVGEDGKLKWYEVILVDPNHPVIKSDRNLNWICNSTHKGRAQRGKTSAGRKGRGMMGRGTGTEKTRPSIRSNENKGK; encoded by the coding sequence TTGTCCAGATCATTTTACGCATACATAAAGGATGCATGGAAGAATCCTGACGAGAATTACGTCAGCGAGCTCAGATGGGAAAGGCTCCAGGAATGGAGAAAGGAAGGCTCTGTCACAAAGGTCAGGCGTCCTACAAGAATTGACCGTGCTCGCTCACTCGGATACAAGGCAAAACAGGGAATAGTAGTTGCCCGCGTAAAGGTACGCAGGGGAGGTCTTAGAAGACCCAGGTACATGCGTGGAAGACGTACACACAACATGGGTAAGAACAAGATAACTGCAGGCAAGAGCATCCAGAGGATTGCAGAAGAGCGTGCAGGAAGAAAGTTCCCCAACCTGGAAGTACTGAACTCTTACTGGGTAGGAGAGGACGGTAAGCTCAAGTGGTACGAAGTTATCCTCGTAGACCCAAACCATCCTGTTATCAAGAGCGACAGGAATCTCAACTGGATCTGCAACAGTACTCACAAAGGCCGTGCCCAGCGCGGTAAGACCAGTGCAGGCCGCAAGGGCAGAGGTATGATGGGACGCGGTACCGGTACTGAGAAGACCAGACCAAGTATCAGGTCAAACGAAAACAAAGGAAAGTGA
- a CDS encoding response regulator translates to MQKRDKVLIVDDEQAIVELMGLYLKSDYEVINAYNGREALERVKTDKPDIVLLDVMMPDMNGYEVCRILKTSVETQFLPVIMVTALSGKDDRIKGIEVGADEFLGKPVNRLELVTRVKSLLRIKHLQDKILAERNDAMSYFEEAGFIAVVIDPDLKINQINKKGNETFGYEEFELIGQDFVDTLIQEDMRAEVRASLKKAVGGNSDLPDFSEVKAECKDGSEVLIRWYDSLLTDDEGNVTGMMCSGEDLSMLE, encoded by the coding sequence ATGCAGAAAAGGGACAAAGTACTCATAGTTGATGATGAACAGGCCATCGTGGAATTGATGGGACTCTATCTGAAATCGGATTATGAGGTCATCAATGCATATAATGGCAGAGAAGCACTGGAAAGAGTAAAAACTGACAAACCTGATATAGTCCTTCTCGATGTAATGATGCCTGACATGAATGGCTATGAGGTCTGCAGGATCCTGAAAACCTCTGTTGAGACCCAGTTCCTGCCCGTGATCATGGTGACTGCATTATCAGGCAAGGATGACCGTATAAAAGGGATTGAGGTCGGTGCTGACGAATTCCTTGGTAAGCCCGTGAACAGACTGGAGCTTGTAACCAGGGTGAAGTCACTGCTGCGCATAAAACATCTTCAGGACAAGATACTGGCTGAAAGGAACGACGCCATGAGCTATTTTGAAGAAGCGGGATTCATTGCTGTTGTCATCGATCCTGACCTGAAGATAAACCAGATCAACAAAAAGGGTAATGAAACCTTCGGATATGAGGAGTTTGAACTGATAGGTCAGGATTTTGTGGATACGCTTATTCAGGAGGATATGAGGGCTGAAGTAAGAGCTTCTCTTAAGAAAGCTGTTGGAGGTAACTCTGACCTTCCGGATTTTTCCGAAGTAAAGGCAGAATGCAAGGATGGCAGTGAAGTTTTGATTCGCTGGTATGATTCCCTGCTCACCGACGATGAAGGTAATGTAACGGGAATGATGTGTTCAGGTGAAGATCTGAGTATGCTGGAATGA
- the cobT gene encoding nicotinate mononucleotide-dependent phosphoribosyltransferase CobT, with protein MDSLSPENARLPENPLFVCVLANTETAYIEGLSAAGKTAKLTDYTPAGDAEVLYKGTIIDIPILPMTPPYDTPTPALITRAALQLTGVPHLLVNAGLRVMPAKEVPLVDIGGQPGLDIRGPVAVMDVEKAFNNAFKLGQELAEKHDFVMIGESIPAGTTTANAVLQSLGYDGNVSSSSSSNPLQLKREVVEAALKSSGITFGSLRDDPFKAISCVGDPMMVAVAGIAAGLGDTRVILAGGTQMESIYAVIKHLGYPTDSISIVTTSYVAGDESASFADISRELGASCYGVDPCFGDSCSEGLRQYELGFVKEGVGAGGAICLALMHGKTREDIRREIEGLCNELCKLGNLEGVMCEES; from the coding sequence ATGGACTCCCTATCACCCGAGAATGCAAGGTTACCTGAGAACCCACTTTTCGTATGTGTTCTTGCCAACACCGAAACAGCCTATATAGAGGGTCTTTCGGCGGCAGGAAAAACTGCAAAGCTTACAGACTACACTCCGGCAGGAGATGCGGAAGTATTGTACAAGGGGACTATAATTGATATTCCCATCCTGCCAATGACACCTCCCTATGACACTCCCACTCCCGCACTCATAACAAGGGCTGCACTGCAGCTTACAGGTGTGCCTCACTTACTTGTGAACGCAGGCCTGAGGGTAATGCCTGCAAAGGAGGTTCCGCTTGTGGATATAGGGGGTCAGCCGGGTCTGGATATAAGGGGGCCTGTTGCGGTCATGGATGTTGAAAAGGCCTTTAATAATGCATTCAAACTGGGTCAGGAGCTTGCTGAGAAGCATGATTTTGTAATGATCGGTGAGAGTATACCCGCGGGTACAACAACGGCCAATGCGGTGTTGCAGTCTCTGGGTTATGACGGTAATGTAAGCAGCAGCTCATCCTCAAATCCTCTGCAGCTCAAAAGAGAGGTAGTTGAAGCCGCACTTAAGTCCTCGGGCATTACATTCGGTTCTCTCCGTGATGATCCGTTCAAAGCCATAAGCTGTGTGGGTGATCCCATGATGGTGGCGGTTGCGGGCATTGCCGCAGGTCTTGGTGATACGCGCGTGATTCTTGCAGGTGGCACTCAGATGGAATCCATATATGCGGTGATCAAACACCTGGGATACCCCACTGACAGCATAAGCATCGTCACGACAAGTTATGTTGCAGGTGACGAGTCCGCCAGTTTTGCTGATATATCCAGAGAGCTTGGTGCAAGTTGCTATGGTGTGGATCCGTGCTTTGGTGATTCCTGTTCAGAGGGTTTGAGGCAGTATGAGCTCGGTTTTGTCAAAGAAGGCGTTGGTGCCGGAGGTGCGATATGCCTCGCGCTCATGCATGGTAAGACCAGGGAGGACATCCGCCGGGAGATCGAAGGGCTCTGTAATGAGCTGTGCAAACTAGGCAATCTTGAAGGTGTGATGTGTGAGGAAAGCTGA
- a CDS encoding DUF4405 domain-containing protein — protein MNRTKANYYVDLILTLLFIMVLITGLVMYLLIPGGVRHGRYQEYLGLTKASWTLTHNRSAILMTAMVGLHLALHKKWIVCATRNILTRNNNKKCELADQE, from the coding sequence ATGAATAGAACAAAGGCAAATTATTATGTCGATCTAATCCTCACACTGCTGTTCATTATGGTCCTCATCACAGGCCTTGTTATGTATCTTCTCATACCCGGTGGAGTAAGACATGGCAGATATCAGGAGTATCTTGGACTGACCAAGGCAAGCTGGACACTTACCCATAACCGCTCAGCAATCCTTATGACAGCAATGGTCGGATTACACCTGGCCCTGCACAAAAAATGGATAGTCTGTGCGACACGCAATATCTTAACCAGGAATAATAACAAAAAATGTGAATTAGCAGACCAGGAATGA
- the rrp42 gene encoding exosome complex protein Rrp42, with protein MSVLKRDYIYNLMLKGKRTDGRAFDEVRDIEVKTNVIDKAEGSAWVKYGDTEVLVGVKMQVGTPFPDSAGEGVIITSLELNPIASPDFEAGPPRENAIEMARVTDRGVRESGAIDLSKLCITEGEEVWMVFIDIHVLNNGGNIQDASSMGAIAALLTTTIPAESAGKGEDIAMPVKDMPLGVTVINIGGSLMVDPELDEETVCDTKITVVSNKDGSISGMQKSGDGALTEEQLLKAVEMACEKAAELREAHLSDLQN; from the coding sequence ATGTCTGTGTTGAAAAGGGATTATATTTACAACCTTATGCTCAAGGGAAAACGTACCGATGGTCGTGCTTTTGATGAAGTAAGGGATATTGAAGTTAAGACAAATGTTATCGATAAAGCCGAGGGCTCCGCATGGGTCAAGTATGGCGATACTGAAGTACTCGTCGGAGTAAAAATGCAGGTCGGAACTCCGTTCCCGGATTCAGCCGGTGAAGGTGTCATTATAACGAGTCTCGAACTCAATCCGATCGCTTCTCCTGATTTTGAGGCAGGTCCTCCAAGGGAGAATGCCATTGAGATGGCCAGGGTGACCGATCGTGGTGTCCGTGAATCAGGCGCAATTGATTTAAGTAAGTTGTGTATTACGGAGGGAGAAGAAGTATGGATGGTCTTTATCGACATCCATGTGCTCAATAATGGCGGAAACATACAGGATGCTTCCTCCATGGGTGCCATAGCAGCTTTGTTAACAACCACCATACCTGCGGAAAGTGCAGGAAAGGGCGAAGACATTGCTATGCCCGTCAAGGACATGCCTCTGGGAGTTACCGTGATAAACATTGGCGGCTCACTGATGGTAGATCCTGAACTTGATGAAGAGACGGTATGTGATACCAAGATCACTGTGGTCTCAAATAAGGACGGTTCGATCTCTGGAATGCAGAAGAGCGGTGACGGTGCATTGACGGAGGAACAGCTTTTGAAGGCTGTGGAAATGGCATGTGAGAAGGCAGCCGAGCTACGTGAGGCTCATCTCTCGGACCTCCAGAACTGA
- a CDS encoding ribosome assembly factor SBDS has translation MVSLDEAVIARLKKGKHQFEVLVDPDGAFALNRGEDVKIEDILAVESIFTDAHQGDHAAESDIENTFDTTDVIEAARQILEHGELQLTTEQRKFLLEEKTKQVVTVIVQNAINPQTKTPHPRARIEAAMEEAKVHIDLFKGVDEQVNIVMKAIRPIIPIRFEEVDIAVKIPAEYAAKSYGDVSKFGNLVKNEWQNDGSWVAVVRMPAGLQNDFYGLVNHLTKGDVETKLL, from the coding sequence ATGGTATCACTTGATGAGGCAGTAATTGCAAGGCTCAAGAAAGGTAAACATCAGTTCGAGGTATTGGTAGATCCCGATGGAGCGTTTGCACTGAACAGGGGCGAAGATGTTAAGATTGAAGATATACTCGCAGTCGAATCTATTTTCACCGACGCTCATCAAGGAGACCATGCAGCCGAATCCGACATCGAGAACACCTTTGATACTACCGATGTAATTGAGGCCGCCCGTCAGATACTGGAACACGGTGAACTCCAGCTTACAACCGAGCAGAGAAAGTTCCTGCTTGAGGAAAAGACCAAGCAGGTTGTAACCGTCATTGTACAGAATGCGATCAACCCCCAGACAAAGACCCCGCATCCACGGGCAAGGATCGAGGCTGCCATGGAAGAGGCAAAGGTCCATATAGATCTTTTCAAGGGCGTGGATGAGCAGGTCAATATTGTTATGAAGGCCATCCGTCCTATCATCCCCATCAGGTTCGAAGAGGTCGATATAGCTGTGAAGATACCTGCGGAATATGCTGCCAAATCCTATGGAGATGTCTCCAAGTTTGGAAACCTTGTGAAGAACGAGTGGCAGAATGACGGATCCTGGGTTGCGGTTGTAAGAATGCCTGCGGGTCTGCAGAATGACTTCTACGGACTGGTGAACCACCTGACCAAAGGGGATGTTGAAACTAAACTTTTATGA
- a CDS encoding RNA-binding protein: MIHYIGLRVIAHSTEDPARVRKALDLFLLNSTDRADDDKLSESVEIIDAEGHYGNSIKIFSAQVSRKQESKALARFIRQNMSDEDVELLRSEMPDRLDDAQVFHMRFDKQAAFEGQVEMTSSSDAIAIRVKIATYPKNREKAGRIVEELFG; this comes from the coding sequence GTGATCCATTATATCGGCTTGCGTGTGATCGCGCATTCGACTGAAGATCCCGCCAGGGTCAGAAAGGCCCTGGACTTATTTTTACTGAATTCCACTGACAGAGCTGACGACGATAAGCTTTCTGAATCCGTGGAAATTATTGATGCTGAAGGCCACTATGGCAATTCCATCAAGATCTTCAGTGCACAGGTTTCACGCAAACAGGAATCTAAAGCTCTTGCCCGATTTATCAGGCAGAATATGTCAGATGAGGATGTAGAGCTCCTCAGGTCTGAGATGCCGGATCGTCTTGATGATGCGCAGGTATTTCACATGAGGTTTGACAAGCAGGCTGCCTTTGAGGGGCAGGTTGAGATGACGTCCTCCTCGGATGCCATAGCGATCCGTGTAAAGATAGCCACATATCCCAAAAACCGTGAGAAGGCCGGAAGGATTGTGGAGGAATTGTTTGGTTGA
- the rrp4 gene encoding exosome complex RNA-binding protein Rrp4 encodes MEREIVFPGQLLSENKADSGSGTYVKDGKVYSLLYGVKNTRNKISVIPFSGKYIPSSKDFVIGTVIEVTPSNWIFDIGSPYDGLLHVSEYPKRVDSDKMPGIMDVGDSALLRVKDVNPSMKVELSMRERGLKPLKVGRIIEVVPAKVPRVIGHGGSMVSMLKKEADSEIFVGQNGRIWINGKENDMDRLTEAIDMIMKQSHTSGLTDRVCQFLRDEGDVDAEEDLAEAEEVEDESEIPEDTYRKVDALLDETDD; translated from the coding sequence ATGGAACGAGAAATAGTGTTTCCGGGCCAGCTCCTGTCTGAGAACAAGGCAGACTCGGGCTCCGGTACTTATGTGAAAGACGGAAAGGTCTATTCTCTTTTATACGGGGTCAAGAATACAAGAAACAAGATATCCGTGATCCCGTTCTCTGGAAAATACATTCCTTCAAGTAAGGATTTTGTAATTGGTACTGTTATTGAGGTAACTCCTTCAAACTGGATATTTGACATCGGTTCTCCCTATGATGGTCTGCTGCATGTCTCCGAGTATCCTAAAAGAGTTGACTCCGACAAAATGCCAGGTATAATGGATGTTGGTGATTCAGCACTGTTACGTGTTAAAGATGTGAATCCTTCCATGAAGGTGGAACTTTCCATGCGTGAGAGGGGCTTGAAGCCTCTTAAAGTGGGCAGGATAATCGAAGTTGTACCTGCAAAGGTCCCCCGGGTCATAGGACACGGCGGCTCGATGGTCTCGATGCTTAAAAAAGAAGCAGACAGCGAGATCTTCGTGGGCCAGAACGGAAGGATCTGGATCAACGGAAAAGAAAATGATATGGATCGTCTTACCGAAGCTATAGACATGATCATGAAGCAGTCCCATACAAGCGGACTGACGGACAGGGTCTGTCAGTTCCTGAGAGATGAGGGAGATGTTGATGCTGAGGAAGACCTTGCTGAGGCCGAAGAAGTAGAAGATGAAAGCGAAATTCCTGAAGATACCTACAGAAAGGTAGACGCACTTCTGGATGAAACGGACGATTGA
- the rnp3 gene encoding ribonuclease P protein component 3: MVESGYYDLNVSFVPESSNRVEELAATAGHLGYSGIAINYPANSKISVGDLDSEDIEIFSAVAIRPKNASKIHSIVDRYRDRVDLITVCGGIESINRAAIENPRVDILTDMNMGRESGFNHVLAKAASDNNVAVAFDLGSLIRLRGGNRVHALSNFRKNLQLVRKYDVPYLLTSSPQSVYDMRAPRELIALAALFGMSREEAIRGLSTIPEAIISGNRPPEGYLCEGVEIIGTDIEDECSRGDDIV, translated from the coding sequence TTGGTTGAATCCGGATACTACGACCTCAATGTTAGTTTTGTTCCAGAGAGCAGCAACCGGGTCGAAGAGCTAGCTGCAACTGCAGGTCATCTGGGATACAGTGGCATTGCCATAAACTATCCTGCCAATTCTAAGATATCCGTAGGTGATCTTGACTCTGAGGATATAGAGATCTTCTCAGCTGTGGCGATCAGGCCTAAAAATGCCTCGAAGATCCACAGTATTGTTGACAGGTACCGGGACAGAGTTGACCTTATTACGGTATGTGGTGGAATTGAAAGTATTAACCGGGCTGCCATCGAGAATCCAAGGGTTGACATTCTTACGGATATGAATATGGGCCGGGAAAGTGGTTTTAATCACGTGCTTGCAAAGGCAGCCAGTGATAATAATGTAGCTGTTGCCTTTGACCTTGGGAGTCTTATCAGGCTGAGGGGAGGTAACAGGGTACATGCGTTAAGCAATTTCAGAAAGAATCTGCAACTTGTACGAAAATACGATGTCCCTTATCTGCTGACCAGCAGTCCTCAATCGGTCTATGATATGCGTGCACCCAGGGAACTCATCGCCCTTGCTGCATTGTTCGGGATGTCCCGTGAGGAAGCGATACGGGGCCTGAGCACAATTCCTGAAGCGATCATTTCCGGGAACCGCCCTCCAGAGGGATATCTCTGTGAAGGTGTCGAGATAATCGGAACGGACATCGAGGATGAATGCTCCCGGGGAGATGATATCGTATGA
- a CDS encoding 50S ribosomal protein L37ae — translation MAKKYTRKGRVSRSAGRFGVRYGRKDRKLVADLEYKMRMPHVCARCARPTVGRVGTGIWKCSKCDYTFAGGTYLPQTSVGKTVARFVRKATEKAEKAEKAEKVE, via the coding sequence ATGGCAAAAAAATATACGAGAAAAGGACGTGTATCCAGATCAGCAGGAAGGTTTGGTGTACGCTACGGTAGAAAGGACCGTAAACTTGTAGCGGATCTTGAATATAAGATGCGCATGCCACATGTGTGTGCAAGATGTGCACGTCCGACTGTCGGCAGAGTAGGTACAGGTATCTGGAAATGCAGCAAGTGTGATTACACATTTGCAGGCGGTACCTATCTTCCACAGACCAGTGTAGGTAAGACTGTTGCACGTTTTGTAAGGAAAGCCACCGAAAAGGCAGAGAAAGCAGAAAAGGCAGAGAAAGTAGAGTAA
- the rrp41 gene encoding exosome complex exonuclease Rrp41 encodes MNDKPEKFIDENGLRLDGRQIDEIRPMTIKIGVLSRADGSCYLEWGNNKILAAVYGPRELHPRRLQKADSALIRYRYNMAAFSVEDRARPGPSRRSIEISKVSREAFEPVVMTHLYPSAVIDVFAEVLQADAGTRTAAINAASIALADAGIPMKGLVAACAVGKVDGKLVLDLNKPEDNYGEADLPIAITQDGEITLLQMDGDLTQEEFKEAIKLCKEGCYQILEMQKEALKTKFSDDADIDIPDDIDEDVDVEALEKCDTEDSGEEDVSDESEEDEGSEDVDDEEEPEDVEEDFVDTVEEKTDDEEDTTEGGEVREQ; translated from the coding sequence ATGAATGATAAACCTGAAAAGTTCATTGATGAGAATGGTTTACGCCTGGACGGCAGGCAAATTGATGAAATAAGACCGATGACGATCAAGATAGGAGTGCTGTCACGTGCTGACGGTTCCTGTTATCTGGAATGGGGCAACAATAAGATACTTGCAGCAGTTTACGGCCCCAGGGAACTTCATCCCAGAAGACTGCAGAAAGCCGATTCTGCACTGATCAGATACAGATATAACATGGCGGCTTTCTCAGTAGAGGACCGTGCAAGACCTGGTCCGAGCAGGAGAAGTATCGAGATATCAAAGGTAAGTCGTGAAGCCTTCGAACCTGTTGTGATGACACATCTTTATCCAAGTGCTGTTATCGATGTCTTTGCAGAGGTTCTGCAGGCAGATGCCGGTACAAGGACCGCTGCTATCAACGCAGCTTCAATTGCCCTGGCAGATGCCGGAATCCCCATGAAAGGTCTTGTAGCTGCCTGTGCGGTAGGGAAGGTTGACGGAAAACTTGTCCTCGATCTTAACAAGCCCGAAGATAACTATGGTGAGGCAGACCTGCCCATAGCAATTACCCAGGACGGGGAGATCACACTTTTGCAGATGGACGGCGACCTGACACAGGAAGAGTTCAAGGAAGCTATCAAGCTGTGTAAGGAAGGTTGCTACCAGATCCTTGAGATGCAGAAAGAGGCTTTAAAGACCAAGTTCTCAGATGATGCTGATATAGACATACCCGATGACATCGACGAAGATGTAGATGTTGAAGCATTGGAAAAATGTGATACAGAGGATTCCGGGGAAGAAGACGTTTCCGATGAATCGGAAGAGGATGAAGGATCCGAGGACGTGGATGACGAAGAAGAGCCGGAGGATGTAGAAGAGGATTTCGTCGATACTGTTGAAGAGAAGACAGACGATGAAGAGGATACTACCGAGGGAGGTGAGGTCCGTGAGCAATGA
- a CDS encoding DNA-directed RNA polymerase subunit P gives MDYKCTRCKRNVEIDYEYTGIRCPYCGHRILVKERPTSIKRVKAQ, from the coding sequence ATGGATTACAAATGCACCAGATGCAAACGAAATGTTGAGATCGACTATGAGTACACAGGTATTCGCTGTCCGTACTGCGGACACAGGATACTTGTCAAAGAGCGTCCGACATCAATCAAACGCGTCAAGGCTCAGTAG
- a CDS encoding Rpp14/Pop5 family protein produces MKILPPTLRDGRRYLAFELIAEGPVKRDDLIREIFSAAGSLLGDVGASECAIRLLAFEDMKGVVRCSPERTSNTRAVLATIRDVRGTRVLFHVLGISGTVRAATKKYLAGVDVFNPVEQSHINE; encoded by the coding sequence ATGAAGATATTACCTCCGACGTTGCGTGATGGCAGGAGATATCTGGCTTTCGAGCTCATTGCTGAAGGACCTGTGAAAAGAGATGACCTGATAAGGGAGATATTCTCGGCCGCCGGTTCACTTCTTGGCGATGTGGGTGCAAGTGAATGTGCTATCAGGTTGCTCGCCTTTGAAGACATGAAGGGAGTGGTTCGCTGCTCACCTGAAAGGACGAGCAATACCCGTGCAGTTCTTGCAACCATCAGGGATGTCAGGGGTACCAGAGTTCTCTTCCATGTCCTGGGAATATCGGGCACCGTTCGGGCTGCAACAAAAAAGTATTTAGCGGGTGTGGATGTATTTAACCCGGTAGAACAGTCACATATAAATGAGTAG
- the psmA gene encoding archaeal proteasome endopeptidase complex subunit alpha, whose protein sequence is MQMTPQMGYDRAITVFSPDGRLFQVEYAREAVKRGTTAAGVKAKDGVVLLVDKRITSRLIEAESIEKIFQIDDHIGAATSGLVADARALVDRARVEAQINKVSYDEQVGVEVLAKKICDHKQSYTQYGGARPYGTALLIAGVDDSRPRLFETDPSGALLEYKATAIGAGRNSFMEIFESDYKDDMDMEDAIMLGMKALYRSTEGKLNAATLEVGLVTLEQRQFIKLSEEEVEKYVDRIQEELKDEFAEGEEEEEESSENPEEGPDE, encoded by the coding sequence ATGCAAATGACACCACAAATGGGTTATGATCGTGCAATTACTGTTTTCAGTCCCGATGGGCGTCTTTTTCAGGTAGAGTATGCCAGGGAGGCAGTTAAGAGGGGTACAACTGCAGCGGGTGTAAAAGCAAAGGACGGAGTAGTTCTTCTTGTAGATAAAAGGATCACAAGCAGACTCATCGAAGCAGAATCCATTGAAAAGATATTCCAGATCGACGATCACATAGGTGCAGCCACATCAGGTCTTGTGGCCGACGCCCGTGCACTGGTTGACAGGGCAAGGGTGGAAGCCCAGATCAATAAGGTCTCTTATGACGAGCAGGTAGGCGTAGAGGTACTTGCAAAGAAAATATGCGACCACAAACAGAGCTACACCCAGTACGGTGGTGCCCGTCCCTATGGTACCGCTCTGCTGATAGCAGGTGTTGACGACTCAAGACCACGCCTTTTCGAAACCGATCCGAGCGGTGCACTGCTTGAGTACAAGGCAACCGCAATCGGTGCAGGCAGAAATTCATTCATGGAGATCTTCGAATCTGACTACAAGGACGACATGGATATGGAAGATGCGATCATGCTCGGCATGAAGGCACTTTACAGGTCCACAGAAGGCAAGCTCAATGCAGCTACCCTGGAGGTAGGACTTGTAACACTCGAACAGAGACAGTTTATAAAGCTCTCCGAGGAAGAGGTCGAAAAGTACGTAGACCGTATCCAGGAAGAACTCAAGGACGAGTTCGCAGAAGGAGAGGAAGAAGAGGAAGAGAGTTCCGAGAATCCTGAAGAAGGACCCGACGAATAA
- a CDS encoding ribosomal biogenesis protein, whose protein sequence is MLITSSRKPSASTRTLCKLLASFFNCAYFNRGKMGMGEVLEHADTSPLMVIGEYHGNPGSISVYDPDGFCVLSIYMSVWTSDEPYCSPGSAETSLEGEGELAPVLSELLQMDEDSSAVQKIIISDKQIDFLEGERVLFSLKIRSHRIFHGDDS, encoded by the coding sequence ATGTTAATTACTTCTTCTCGCAAACCTTCAGCCAGTACACGTACCCTGTGTAAGTTACTGGCATCTTTTTTCAACTGCGCTTATTTCAATCGCGGTAAAATGGGAATGGGCGAGGTTCTGGAACATGCAGACACCAGCCCTCTCATGGTGATTGGCGAGTATCACGGAAATCCCGGAAGTATCAGTGTATATGACCCGGATGGTTTCTGCGTTCTCTCAATTTACATGTCAGTATGGACATCCGATGAACCCTACTGTAGTCCCGGGTCCGCAGAGACTTCTCTGGAAGGGGAGGGTGAACTTGCTCCGGTATTATCTGAGTTGCTTCAGATGGATGAAGATTCTTCAGCTGTTCAGAAGATTATCATATCAGATAAACAGATAGATTTTTTAGAAGGCGAAAGAGTACTTTTCTCCCTGAAGATCAGATCGCACAGGATATTCCATGGTGATGACAGTTGA